The genomic stretch CCGCTCTCGGCCCTCGACAAGAAGCTGCGGGCTGAACTGCAGGAGGAGCTGAAGGCGCTGCATCGCCGGGTCGGGCGCACTTTCATCAACGTCACGCACGACCAGGAGGAAGCGCTCTCCCTGTCCGACCGGATCGCCATCCTCAACCACGGCAAGCTGATCCAGGCGGGCGCGCCGGGGGAACTCTATGAGCGCCCGCGCACACGCTTCGTGGCGGACTTTCTCGGCAAGTCGAACTTCATCGAAGGCACCGTCGCGGCGTCGGATGCCGACGGATTCGTGCTGGCCGCCGGGGCAGCCCGCATCGGTGTGCGTGGCCAGACGGCGCCGGAAGGCACGCGCCGGCTGCTCTCGCTGCGGCCGGAGAAGATCGCGCTGCTGGCCGATGGCGACACCGCGGACAATGCGGTGGACGGGCGCATCCTCGCCTGGTCCTACCTCGGCGCCGGCTTCGCGCTGCGGGTCGAGACCGATACCCTGGGCGAACTCCGCGCCACGCTGCCGGCCTGGCAGGCCGCCTTCGCGCCATCGGAAGGGCTGCCGGTACGCCTCGGCTGGTCCGCCGACGCCGCCGTGCCGGTCGAGGACGACGCGCCATGACCGCCGCCGGTCGGCCCGCGCTGGGCTGGTGGCTGCTGATCCTGCCCGCGCTGCTGCTGCTGCTGGTCTTCTATGTCGCACCCATCCTGCAGGTGCTCGCTATCAGCGTGACCGAACCGGAACCAGGCCTGGGCAACTACGAACGCATCTTCACCTCGGAATCCGTGCAGCGTGTCATCCTGACCACGCTGCGCATCTGCCTGATCACCACGGTGTTGGCGCTGCTGCTGGGCTATGCGATCGCCCATGCCATCACGCTCGCTTCGCCGCGCGCACGGGGCTGGTGGA from Roseomonas fluvialis encodes the following:
- a CDS encoding ABC transporter ATP-binding protein; the encoded protein is MSAAAGHALGLLGLTKRYGSFTAVDDVSLDVGRGEFLTLLGPSGSGKTTILMAVAGFVAPTAGSILLDGREITPLPPEKRNFGMVFQGYALFPHMTVADNVAFPLRVRGMSRADRDSKVRAALDLVQLSGFAERLPKQLSGGQQQRVALARALVFDPNLLLLDEPLSALDKKLRAELQEELKALHRRVGRTFINVTHDQEEALSLSDRIAILNHGKLIQAGAPGELYERPRTRFVADFLGKSNFIEGTVAASDADGFVLAAGAARIGVRGQTAPEGTRRLLSLRPEKIALLADGDTADNAVDGRILAWSYLGAGFALRVETDTLGELRATLPAWQAAFAPSEGLPVRLGWSADAAVPVEDDAP